CGAGATGCTGGAGGCGGTGGGCTACCGCTACCTCCCCGGTTACTTCGAGACGGTGGATCGCCTTCTCGCCCCGGAGGGCATCGCCGTCATCCAGTCGATCACCGTGCCGGACGACCGTCACGAACGCCTCCTGAGGCGCCCCGACTTCATCCAGAAGCACGTCTTCCCCGGGAGCCACTGCCCGTCGGTCGGCGCGATCGCCTCGGCCGTCGCGGCGCGCTCGCGCCTTCTGATCCACCACCTCGAGGACGTTGGCGCCCACTACGCCGAGACCCTCCGCCGCTGGCGCGCGGCGTTTCTCGCGAACCTCCCGCGAGTGCGAGAGCTCGGCTACGACGAGCGCTTCGTGCGGCTCTGGGACTTCTACCTCTCCTACTGCGAGGGGGGCTTCGCCACGCGGCACCTCGGCGACGTCCAGCTCGTCCTGACCCGTTCCGGGAACCGCGCCCTCGGGCCGGTCCCGGGCGCCACGGACCGGGCGTGATCGAGTTCCTGCGCCGGCGTCTCGTTCGCCCGGTCCTCGAGCAGCTGACGCAGGGCCTCTCTCCCGACGCGATCGCGTTGACGATCGCCGTCGGCCTCGCGATCGCCGTCATCCCGGTCGTCGGGACGACGACGATCCTGTGCACGACGGCCGCGATCGTCCTGCGGCTCAACCAGCCCCTCATCCAGGCGATCAACTACCTCTCGTTTCCGCTCCAGCTCGCCTTCATCGTCCCGTATCTCAGGCTGGGGAGGATCCTGTTCGGAGGCGCGGCCATCCACATGTCGGCTCAGGAGCTCGCCGTCTTCGTCACGTCGAGACCAGCGGAGGCCTTCGGGGCCCTGTGGCGGGTGACGCTCCAGGCGCTCGGGGCCTGGTTCCTCACGGCGCCTGTCATCGTGGCCGTCGTCTTCTTCGCCCTCCGGCCCGTTCTCAGGAGCGTCGCGCGGCGGCTGCGATCCGGGACCGCGGTGGGATCCGAGCCCGCTCTCGGGGCCGTTCCTGTCGCCGTCGTCGAGGAGCCGG
The genomic region above belongs to Holophagales bacterium and contains:
- a CDS encoding DUF2062 domain-containing protein, giving the protein MIEFLRRRLVRPVLEQLTQGLSPDAIALTIAVGLAIAVIPVVGTTTILCTTAAIVLRLNQPLIQAINYLSFPLQLAFIVPYLRLGRILFGGAAIHMSAQELAVFVTSRPAEAFGALWRVTLQALGAWFLTAPVIVAVVFFALRPVLRSVARRLRSGTAVGSEPALGAVPVAVVEEPDERRGARLPAPD